The Halomonas sp. 'Soap Lake #6' genomic sequence GGTCGATACGGCCGCCTGTATCAAGGCGGAACACTTGTTGCTTTGACTGACTCATGCCCGCACTCCTTCTTGATGACTAACCGCTGCAGCCTCGCGAGGCTGGTTCTGGCTATCAGCAGTAATCGACGGCTGCTCGCCCATTTTGTAGGTCTCGAGAATCTCGTAGCTCACCGTGTGGCGCGTTACGTTGAAGAATTTTCGGCAACCCACCGCATGCACCCACATTTCGTGATGCACACCACGGGGGTTGTCGCGGAAGAAAAGGTAGTCCCCCCACTCTTCGTCGCTACACGCCTCGGGCTCCTTAGGGCGTTCAAGATGCGCCTGGCCCTTGGGGTGAAACTCCTCTTCCTCACGGTGTTCGCCGCAGTAGGGGCAGTAGATATAGAACATGCGGATACTCCTTAGTGGGCCACGCCGGCAGCGCCGTGCTCGTCAATCAGCGCCCCGCTATGGAAGCGGAACATGGAGAACGGCTCAGCGATGGGGTGCATCTCACCCTTAGCCAAGCTGGCGGCGAACACATGCCCTGACCCTGGAGTGGCTTTGAAGCCACCAGTACCCCAGCCACAGTTGAAGTACAAACCCTTCACCGGTGTTTTGGAGATGATCGGACAGGCATCCGGACAGGTATCAACGATACCGCCCCACTGACGATTCATACGCACCCGAGAGAAGATCGGGAACATCTCGACGATCGCCTGGAGGGTGTGTTCCACGGTGGGGTAGCTGCCGCGCTGACCATAACCGTTATAGCCGTCAATACCAGCACCGATCACCAAGTCACCCTTATCGGACTGGCTGATATAACCATGCACGTGGTTTGACATTACTACAGTATCGAGGATCGGCTTGATCGGCTCGGAGACCAGGGCCT encodes the following:
- a CDS encoding sarcosine oxidase subunit delta, whose amino-acid sequence is MFYIYCPYCGEHREEEEFHPKGQAHLERPKEPEACSDEEWGDYLFFRDNPRGVHHEMWVHAVGCRKFFNVTRHTVSYEILETYKMGEQPSITADSQNQPREAAAVSHQEGVRA